From a region of the Cognatiyoonia koreensis genome:
- a CDS encoding thymidine phosphorylase — protein sequence MDARHIIRKARDAEPLTREELLWFTKGLADGGVSDAQAGAFAMAVCLHGLGQEGRVALTEGMRDSGHVLKWDLDGPVLDKHSTGGVGDCVSLLLAPMLAACDVYVPMISGRGLGHTGGTLDKLEAIPGLSTTVTDARLRKITNEIGCAIVGATGSIAPADKRLYAIRDVTATVESVDLITASILAKKLAAGLGGLILDVKVGSGAFMKTPAEAMELARSLVDTANGAGCPTTAAITDMSQPLAPALGNGLEVAICMEVLSGNDTAAPRLRELTLQLGASLMALSGGEEAAHRTKLETALSSGEAMERFARMITALGGPPDMAEDWHTHLPKARIVGDVVAPRDGYIAAMDGEALGLAVVDLGGGRNVESDKLNYAVGFSDVVSLGEKVSRGQPLATIHADSEDDAVMAAKALQSGITIGEMPDLPPLIHERVTA from the coding sequence TTGGACGCCCGCCACATCATCCGCAAGGCACGCGACGCCGAACCGCTCACACGTGAAGAATTGCTTTGGTTTACCAAAGGGTTGGCCGACGGCGGCGTCAGCGACGCGCAGGCCGGTGCCTTTGCAATGGCTGTCTGCCTGCATGGGTTGGGGCAGGAGGGGCGCGTTGCACTGACCGAAGGGATGCGCGACAGCGGCCATGTGCTGAAATGGGATCTGGACGGTCCCGTCCTTGATAAACACTCGACTGGCGGGGTCGGCGATTGCGTTTCACTGCTGCTGGCACCAATGCTGGCCGCCTGCGATGTCTACGTCCCGATGATTTCGGGGCGCGGGCTGGGGCACACGGGCGGAACGCTTGACAAGCTCGAAGCGATCCCGGGCCTGTCAACGACCGTCACCGACGCCCGCTTGCGCAAGATCACCAATGAGATCGGCTGCGCCATCGTCGGGGCGACCGGGTCGATCGCGCCTGCGGACAAACGGCTTTACGCCATTCGCGACGTCACGGCCACGGTGGAAAGTGTCGATCTGATTACCGCCTCCATCCTGGCCAAGAAACTGGCCGCCGGTCTGGGCGGGCTGATCCTTGACGTGAAGGTCGGCAGCGGGGCGTTCATGAAAACACCGGCTGAGGCGATGGAACTTGCCCGCTCGCTGGTGGACACGGCAAACGGGGCAGGCTGCCCGACCACGGCCGCGATCACCGACATGAGCCAGCCACTCGCACCCGCGCTGGGCAACGGACTGGAAGTCGCGATCTGCATGGAAGTGCTGAGCGGGAATGATACCGCTGCGCCGCGCCTGCGTGAACTGACCTTGCAACTGGGTGCATCGCTCATGGCGCTGTCGGGCGGGGAAGAGGCCGCACATCGGACCAAGCTTGAAACGGCGCTTTCGTCAGGTGAAGCGATGGAACGTTTTGCGCGCATGATCACCGCCCTCGGCGGCCCGCCCGATATGGCTGAAGACTGGCACACCCATCTGCCCAAAGCCCGCATCGTCGGCGACGTCGTCGCGCCGCGCGACGGGTACATTGCCGCGATGGATGGTGAGGCACTGGGGCTGGCTGTTGTCGACCTCGGCGGCGGGCGCAACGTCGAAAGCGACAAGCTGAACTATGCGGTCGGGTTCTCGGACGTGGTCAGCCTTGGCGAAAAGGTCAGCCGGGGCCAGCCGCTGGCGACGATCCATGCAGACAGCGAAGACGATGCCGTCATGGCCGCCAAGGCGCTGCAATCGGGGATCACCATCGGTGAGATGCCCGATCTGCCACCACTTATCCACGAAAGGGTCACCGCATGA
- a CDS encoding cytidine deaminase has protein sequence MSLIDAAREVRENAHAPYSNFKVGAAIRAASGAVFQGCNVENVAYPEGTCAEAGAIAAMVAAGEREIAEVAVIADSPKPVSPCGGCRQKLAEFGARDVPVTLATLDGTVLKTTVGDLLPGAFDQAYMSKV, from the coding sequence ATGTCCCTTATTGATGCTGCCCGCGAGGTGCGTGAAAACGCCCACGCCCCTTATTCCAATTTCAAGGTCGGTGCCGCGATCCGTGCGGCCTCTGGTGCCGTATTTCAGGGCTGCAACGTGGAAAACGTGGCCTATCCCGAAGGCACCTGCGCTGAAGCCGGCGCCATCGCTGCAATGGTCGCCGCCGGAGAGCGCGAGATCGCCGAGGTTGCGGTCATCGCCGACAGCCCCAAGCCCGTCAGCCCTTGCGGCGGCTGCCGTCAGAAACTGGCCGAATTCGGCGCGCGCGACGTGCCTGTTACGCTGGCCACACTGGATGGCACTGTTCTGAAGACAACCGTTGGTGACCTGCTGCCAGGTGCCTTCGATCAAGCCTATATGTCCAAGGTCTGA
- a CDS encoding phosphopentomutase: MSRAFLIVIDSVGIGGAPDAHEYFNGPKPDTGANTVGHIAQVCADGHADIGRKGPLQVPTMDKLGLGKAVRLASNLSAPGLYAVPTGAWGAATEVSRGKDTPSGHWELAGVPVPWEWHTFPDTDPAFPEDLIVEICAKAGTGGTLGNRHASGTDIIEEEGARHLKTGWPICYTSVDSVLQIAAHETHFGLERLLKLCEDLAPTLHKMKVGRVIARPFTGENVSQFKRTANRKDFAMDPPAPTLCDDVQAAGREVHAIGKIGDIFSMKGITDVRKGRDRELMAHLETLVSDAADGSLTFANFVEFDSEYGHRRDVAGYARHLEWFDAALGDLLPRLRDGDLLIVTADHGNDPSWSGTDHTRERVPVLVHGIGKKELGHCAFVDVAASVAQHLGIKHAGKGRSFL; this comes from the coding sequence ATGAGCCGGGCATTTCTGATTGTCATTGATAGTGTCGGGATCGGCGGCGCACCGGATGCGCACGAATACTTCAACGGACCAAAGCCGGACACCGGTGCAAACACGGTCGGCCATATCGCACAGGTCTGCGCGGACGGACATGCCGACATCGGGCGTAAGGGGCCGCTGCAAGTGCCGACGATGGACAAGTTGGGATTGGGCAAGGCGGTGCGTCTTGCATCGAACCTGTCCGCACCGGGTCTTTACGCTGTGCCGACCGGCGCATGGGGGGCCGCGACCGAAGTGTCGCGCGGCAAGGACACGCCATCGGGGCATTGGGAACTGGCGGGCGTGCCCGTGCCATGGGAATGGCACACCTTTCCCGACACCGACCCGGCCTTTCCCGAAGACCTGATTGTCGAGATTTGCGCAAAGGCAGGCACGGGCGGCACGCTGGGCAATCGCCATGCATCGGGAACCGACATCATCGAAGAGGAAGGCGCGCGCCATCTGAAAACTGGCTGGCCGATCTGTTATACCTCGGTGGACAGCGTGCTGCAGATTGCCGCGCATGAAACGCATTTCGGGCTGGAGCGCCTGTTGAAGCTTTGCGAGGACCTCGCCCCGACGCTGCACAAGATGAAGGTTGGGCGGGTCATCGCGCGGCCATTCACCGGCGAAAACGTATCGCAATTCAAGCGCACGGCGAACCGCAAGGATTTCGCGATGGACCCGCCCGCGCCGACGCTGTGTGATGATGTGCAGGCCGCCGGTCGCGAGGTGCACGCCATTGGCAAGATCGGCGACATCTTTTCGATGAAAGGAATCACCGATGTGCGCAAAGGGCGCGACCGTGAATTGATGGCTCACCTTGAAACGCTGGTGTCGGACGCCGCCGACGGGTCGCTGACCTTTGCCAATTTCGTCGAGTTTGACAGCGAATATGGCCACCGGCGCGATGTGGCGGGCTATGCGCGCCACCTTGAATGGTTCGATGCGGCGCTGGGCGATCTGCTGCCGCGCCTGCGCGACGGCGATCTGCTGATCGTGACAGCCGATCATGGCAATGATCCGTCCTGGTCGGGCACGGATCATACCCGCGAACGGGTGCCCGTGCTGGTCCATGGCATTGGCAAAAAGGAACTGGGGCATTGCGCCTTTGTCGATGTCGCAGCATCGGTCGCGCAACACCTTGGCATCAAGCATGCGGGCAAGGGGCGCAGCTTTCTATGA